The Sinorhizobium terangae genome has a window encoding:
- a CDS encoding YybH family protein has translation MMPVPRCLARAGWAIVFEELTTAFRVLLSLSRSRSSGRAPMILADGRNILMESREVVEEWVRRFNRCDAVAVAELYREDALHLPARQHCVEGRSAIQKMFERDFAVASMTCIPAVIYEIGASVVLEWRDPSGRRGCGAFAVRDSRIAFVYWDETCVLSDAKSST, from the coding sequence ATGATGCCCGTACCAAGGTGTCTTGCAAGGGCGGGCTGGGCCATCGTCTTTGAGGAACTGACGACGGCGTTTCGAGTGCTCCTATCACTGTCAAGGAGCCGTAGTTCAGGGCGTGCTCCGATGATACTGGCTGACGGAAGGAACATCCTGATGGAGTCGCGGGAGGTGGTCGAAGAATGGGTTAGACGCTTCAATAGGTGTGACGCGGTCGCCGTTGCAGAACTGTACCGTGAAGACGCCTTGCATCTTCCGGCAAGGCAGCATTGCGTCGAAGGTCGCTCTGCAATCCAAAAAATGTTCGAGCGGGATTTCGCGGTGGCGAGTATGACCTGCATTCCAGCGGTGATATACGAAATAGGTGCCAGCGTAGTACTCGAATGGCGCGATCCATCGGGCCGGCGAGGATGTGGCGCCTTCGCTGTCCGCGATAGTCGCATCGCCTTTGTCTACTGGGACGAAACTTGCGTCCTTTCGGATGCAAAATCTTCCACTTGA
- the cysN gene encoding sulfate adenylyltransferase subunit CysN gives MSYLPTLAPLDIQAHLADQDNKSILRFITCGSVDDGKSTLIGRLLFDAKLVYEDQLANLGRVGAQRSANGDDMDLALLLDGLEAEREQGITIDVAYRYFSTSKRKFIVADTPGHEEYTRNMVTGASTAALAVLLIDSRQGVLPQTRRHSYIASLLGIRHVVLAVNKIDLVGYSQRVFEGIAEDYLHFARELGFQSIKPIPISARYGDNVIANSEKTPWYQGAALLEYLETIDFDRQEAQKPFRFPVQLVMRPDANFRGYAGQIASGKISVGDQVIVAKSGQRTSIRSIVTYDGEVQKAVEGEAVTLVLSDDVEVSRGNMLAAPGARPFVADQFQAHMIWFDPSPMMPGRSYILRTETDSVNATVTALKHQVNINSFVREAAKSLQMNEIGVCNISTQAPIVFDAYKDDRTTGNFIIVDRISNATVGAGMIDFPLRRADNVHWQATDVNKGARSAIKNQRPAVLWFTGLSGSGKSTIANALDKVLHARGKHTYLLDGDNVRHGLNRDLGFTDEDRVENIRRVAEVAKLMADAGLIVLVSFISPFRDERRMARELMEKGEFIEIFVDTPLEECARRDPKGLYEKALAGKIANFTGISSPYEAPENPELHLHTVGHEPISLALKIEEYLDRMTEEK, from the coding sequence ATGTCCTATCTTCCTACTCTTGCGCCGCTCGACATCCAGGCGCACCTGGCCGACCAGGACAACAAGTCGATCCTTCGATTTATAACCTGCGGTTCGGTGGATGACGGCAAGTCGACATTGATCGGCCGGCTGCTGTTCGATGCGAAGCTGGTCTATGAGGACCAGCTTGCCAATCTGGGGCGCGTCGGCGCGCAGCGCAGCGCGAACGGTGACGACATGGATCTCGCCCTTCTGCTGGACGGTCTCGAGGCCGAACGCGAGCAGGGCATCACCATCGATGTGGCCTATCGTTATTTTTCGACCTCGAAGCGCAAGTTCATCGTGGCCGACACTCCGGGGCACGAAGAATATACCCGCAACATGGTCACCGGGGCCTCGACGGCGGCTCTTGCGGTGCTCCTGATCGACAGCCGTCAGGGGGTTCTTCCGCAAACACGACGCCACTCCTACATTGCGTCGCTGCTCGGCATCCGCCATGTCGTGCTGGCAGTGAACAAGATCGACCTTGTGGGCTACAGCCAGAGGGTGTTCGAGGGGATAGCGGAAGACTATCTGCACTTTGCGCGCGAACTTGGCTTTCAGAGCATCAAGCCGATACCCATTTCGGCGCGCTATGGCGATAACGTCATCGCGAACTCGGAGAAGACGCCCTGGTACCAGGGTGCCGCCCTTCTCGAATATCTCGAAACGATCGACTTCGATCGCCAGGAGGCGCAGAAGCCGTTCCGCTTTCCCGTTCAACTGGTCATGCGGCCCGACGCGAACTTCCGGGGATATGCGGGGCAGATAGCGTCCGGCAAGATTTCGGTCGGTGACCAGGTGATCGTCGCAAAATCGGGGCAGCGCACCTCGATCAGGAGCATCGTCACCTATGACGGCGAAGTGCAGAAGGCCGTGGAAGGCGAAGCGGTCACCCTGGTGCTTTCGGACGACGTCGAGGTCTCCCGCGGCAACATGTTGGCCGCGCCGGGCGCCAGACCGTTCGTCGCCGATCAGTTCCAGGCCCACATGATCTGGTTCGATCCGAGCCCGATGATGCCCGGGCGAAGCTATATCCTGCGCACGGAGACGGACAGCGTGAATGCGACCGTTACCGCGCTCAAGCACCAGGTCAACATCAACAGTTTCGTGCGCGAGGCGGCGAAGTCCCTGCAGATGAACGAAATCGGCGTCTGCAATATCTCGACCCAGGCGCCGATCGTCTTTGACGCATACAAGGACGACCGGACGACGGGGAACTTCATAATTGTCGACCGGATTTCCAATGCGACGGTCGGCGCAGGGATGATCGATTTCCCGCTGCGTCGCGCCGACAACGTCCATTGGCAGGCGACCGACGTCAACAAGGGCGCACGCAGCGCGATCAAGAACCAGCGGCCGGCGGTCCTCTGGTTCACCGGGCTCTCCGGTTCGGGAAAATCGACGATCGCCAATGCGCTCGACAAGGTTCTGCATGCGCGGGGCAAGCATACCTATCTGCTGGACGGCGACAATGTGCGCCACGGCCTTAATCGGGACCTTGGCTTCACCGACGAGGATCGGGTGGAAAACATTCGGCGGGTGGCGGAAGTGGCGAAGCTCATGGCCGACGCCGGCCTGATCGTGCTCGTATCCTTCATTTCTCCCTTCCGCGACGAACGGCGGATGGCGCGTGAACTGATGGAAAAGGGCGAGTTCATCGAGATCTTCGTCGATACGCCCCTGGAAGAATGCGCGCGCCGCGATCCGAAGGGCCTCTATGAAAAGGCGCTGGCGGGCAAGATTGCGAATTTCACCGGCATTTCTTCGCCCTATGAGGCGCCGGAAAATCCGGAACTGCATCTTCACACGGTTGGCCACGAGCCGATCTCGCTGGCCCTCAAGATCGAGGAATATCTCGACCGGATGACGGAGGAGAAATGA
- the cysD gene encoding sulfate adenylyltransferase subunit CysD, whose translation MSLSHLRRLEAEAIHAIREVVATFSNPVVLYSIGKDSSVLLHLAMKAFFPSKPPFPFLHVDTTWKFREMIEFRDRMAKERGFDLLVHTNQDGLDQGIGPFSHGSNIHTHIMKTVALRQALDKYGFDAALAGARRDEEKSRAKERIFSIRNGQHGWDPKHQRPELWKTYNTRIRPGETMRVFPLSNWTEFDIWQYIMTEDIPIVPLYFAARRPVVERDGMLIMVDDDRMPLQPEESVTERLVRFRTLGCYPLTGAIESEAATVADILREMLTVRTSERQSRLIDRDEAGAMEKKKREGYF comes from the coding sequence ATGTCTCTTTCCCATCTTCGGCGACTTGAAGCTGAAGCAATTCACGCCATTCGCGAAGTTGTAGCGACGTTTTCAAATCCGGTTGTACTTTATTCTATCGGAAAAGACTCTTCCGTCTTGTTGCATCTGGCGATGAAGGCGTTTTTTCCGTCCAAGCCACCTTTCCCTTTCCTCCATGTGGACACCACATGGAAGTTTCGCGAAATGATCGAATTCCGCGACAGGATGGCGAAGGAGCGCGGCTTCGATCTTCTGGTTCATACCAATCAGGACGGCCTGGACCAGGGCATCGGACCATTTTCGCACGGGTCGAATATTCACACGCACATCATGAAGACGGTTGCCTTGCGGCAGGCGCTCGACAAATACGGATTTGATGCAGCGCTCGCGGGCGCCCGGCGCGACGAAGAGAAGTCGCGCGCCAAGGAGCGCATATTCTCGATCCGCAATGGCCAGCACGGCTGGGATCCCAAACACCAGCGTCCCGAACTTTGGAAAACCTACAATACGCGCATTCGTCCAGGCGAGACGATGCGGGTGTTTCCGCTTTCGAATTGGACCGAATTCGACATCTGGCAATACATCATGACCGAGGACATACCGATCGTGCCGCTTTATTTTGCGGCGAGGCGCCCGGTGGTTGAGCGTGATGGCATGCTGATCATGGTCGACGACGATCGCATGCCTCTTCAGCCGGAGGAGAGCGTGACCGAACGGCTTGTGCGCTTCCGCACGCTCGGCTGCTATCCGCTCACGGGCGCGATCGAGTCGGAAGCCGCGACCGTCGCCGACATATTGCGCGAGATGCTGACGGTGCGCACCTCCGAGCGACAGAGCCGGCTCATCGACCGGGACGAGGCCGGCGCGATGGAGAAGAAGAAGCGGGAGGGCTACTTCTGA
- a CDS encoding sulfotransferase — protein MTHSQPAPAPFVILGMPRTGTHYLEELLNEHPNVLSNGELLNRYDANWPDKDRLMRSDRELLELAYLRFPARSDKKVTHIGCKINEPQFQERPDFFDELARWPGLKVIFLSRRNTLESLRSLVQARQSRQWLKFSSDDDTAPPPRVKLSIASCEDYFKVADDFHTRIAHSYASSSLLEIEYETLLLEPAACLETALRFLGVQALQLSGRATLQRLEKRPLEETVENFEELRRHFAGGPYARFFELDDAIVPKG, from the coding sequence ATGACCCACTCCCAACCTGCGCCTGCGCCATTTGTGATCCTTGGGATGCCAAGGACTGGAACGCACTACCTCGAAGAGTTGCTGAACGAGCACCCGAACGTGTTGAGCAATGGTGAGTTACTCAACAGGTATGATGCCAATTGGCCGGATAAGGACCGCCTAATGCGCAGCGATCGCGAGCTCCTCGAGCTCGCATATTTGCGCTTCCCGGCACGGAGCGACAAGAAGGTCACGCATATTGGATGCAAGATCAACGAACCTCAGTTTCAGGAACGTCCAGACTTTTTTGACGAACTGGCGCGTTGGCCGGGGCTCAAGGTCATCTTCTTGTCGCGCAGAAATACATTGGAGTCGCTGCGCTCGTTGGTGCAGGCAAGGCAAAGCCGCCAATGGCTCAAATTCAGCTCGGATGACGATACGGCTCCGCCGCCACGGGTAAAATTGTCGATCGCCTCCTGCGAGGACTACTTCAAGGTCGCTGATGATTTCCACACGCGAATCGCGCATTCCTACGCTTCGTCCAGCTTGCTTGAGATCGAGTACGAGACGCTTCTTCTTGAACCCGCTGCATGCTTGGAAACCGCTTTGCGATTTTTGGGTGTTCAGGCGCTTCAACTTTCTGGCCGCGCTACTCTTCAGCGCCTGGAAAAGCGGCCGTTGGAGGAAACGGTCGAGAATTTCGAAGAGTTGCGGCGTCACTTCGCAGGCGGACCTTACGCGAGATTCTTTGAGCTTGATGACGCTATAGTCCCGAAGGGATAA
- a CDS encoding NADP(H)-dependent aldo-keto reductase — MQSRELGRSGLQISVLGLGTMSWGEQNTEAEAHAQLDAALDAGINFVDTAEMYPVPPRVETHGLTERYIGSWIRKTGRRQDIVLATKAVGPARAGKANLPYVRDGQVSYTRANLFEAVDASLQRLETDYIDLFQLHWPDRSTNVFQLLDYQYELDDDTVPILETLEALDALVKSGRIRHIGLCNETPWGLARFLHHAEAQGLVRVISTQNPYNLLNLDFEFGLAEMALREQVGLLAYSPLAMGTLTGKYLDGQRPTGSRLNLFGRFFRYSNERAQHAALAYTTLFREHGIDPVHGALSFVRGRPFVASTLVGATSVQQLQHNIASLQVTLSREILDGIQSIYQRYGTAPP; from the coding sequence ATGCAGTCTCGCGAACTTGGCCGCAGCGGCCTGCAGATTAGCGTGCTCGGCCTGGGCACGATGAGCTGGGGAGAGCAGAACACGGAAGCGGAGGCGCATGCGCAACTGGACGCAGCCCTCGATGCCGGCATAAACTTTGTCGATACTGCAGAGATGTACCCTGTGCCACCCCGTGTCGAGACACATGGACTTACGGAGCGTTATATCGGCAGTTGGATACGCAAGACCGGCCGCAGGCAAGACATCGTGCTCGCAACAAAAGCGGTCGGGCCTGCTCGAGCAGGAAAGGCGAACCTACCATATGTGCGCGACGGCCAGGTCAGCTATACCCGCGCCAATCTGTTCGAGGCCGTAGACGCAAGCCTCCAAAGGCTCGAGACGGACTATATCGACCTCTTTCAACTGCACTGGCCTGACCGTAGCACCAACGTCTTCCAACTGCTCGACTACCAGTACGAGCTCGACGACGATACGGTTCCTATCCTTGAGACGCTGGAGGCGTTGGACGCTCTGGTCAAGAGCGGCCGCATTCGTCACATCGGGCTCTGCAACGAAACACCTTGGGGCTTGGCACGCTTCCTCCATCACGCGGAGGCACAAGGGCTAGTCCGCGTGATAAGCACTCAGAATCCGTACAATCTGCTCAACCTGGACTTCGAATTTGGTCTCGCCGAGATGGCACTGCGCGAACAGGTGGGACTGCTTGCATACTCGCCGCTCGCCATGGGCACGCTGACTGGGAAATACCTGGATGGCCAGCGGCCAACTGGCTCGCGGCTGAACTTGTTCGGCCGGTTCTTCCGCTACAGCAACGAGAGGGCGCAGCATGCGGCACTCGCATATACGACGCTCTTCCGTGAACATGGCATCGATCCGGTGCACGGGGCGTTGTCGTTCGTCAGGGGCCGGCCATTTGTTGCAAGCACTCTGGTAGGCGCTACCTCGGTGCAGCAACTGCAGCACAACATCGCCAGCCTGCAAGTCACCCTGTCACGCGAAATCCTGGATGGAATCCAGTCGATCTATCAGCGCTATGGAACGGCGCCGCCGTAA
- a CDS encoding ABC transporter permease, translating to MGEGRAAALPANAWNWIAVWRRNYLAWKKVALASILGNLADPIIYLFGLGLGLGIVIGRVDGTSYVAFLAGGMVATSAMTSATFETIYAAFARMHAQRTWEGILYTQLTLGDIVLGELAWAATKAFLAGTGIMIVATSLGYAAWPSILYALPVIVLTGFAFASLAMVVTALAPSYDYFVFYQTLVLTPMLFLCGAVFPINQLPGAFREAAQFLPLAHAIELIRPAMLGRPADSIGLHIGALCIYAVLPFFLSAALFRRRLMS from the coding sequence ATGGGTGAAGGTCGTGCCGCGGCTCTGCCCGCCAACGCTTGGAACTGGATCGCCGTATGGCGACGTAACTATCTGGCATGGAAAAAGGTAGCGCTTGCGTCGATTCTCGGGAACTTGGCTGATCCTATAATCTACCTGTTCGGCCTCGGCCTTGGCCTCGGAATTGTTATAGGTCGCGTTGACGGCACGTCGTATGTTGCTTTTTTGGCAGGCGGCATGGTGGCGACAAGCGCGATGACGTCTGCGACATTCGAGACGATTTACGCGGCCTTCGCTCGCATGCACGCTCAGCGCACCTGGGAAGGGATTCTCTACACACAACTTACGCTCGGCGACATCGTTCTCGGTGAGTTGGCTTGGGCAGCCACCAAGGCATTTCTCGCCGGTACGGGTATTATGATTGTTGCCACCTCGCTGGGCTATGCGGCGTGGCCGTCCATACTTTATGCGCTGCCGGTGATCGTGCTCACTGGCTTCGCCTTCGCGAGCCTGGCGATGGTCGTCACGGCACTTGCTCCCAGTTACGACTATTTCGTTTTTTACCAGACGCTCGTCCTCACACCGATGCTGTTTTTGTGTGGCGCGGTCTTTCCGATCAATCAGCTGCCCGGCGCCTTTCGGGAGGCTGCGCAGTTCTTGCCGTTGGCACATGCAATCGAGCTCATTCGTCCAGCAATGCTTGGCCGTCCGGCGGACAGCATCGGCCTGCATATCGGCGCGCTTTGCATCTACGCAGTCTTGCCGTTCTTCCTGTCGGCGGCACTGTTTCGTCGGCGTCTGATGTCTTGA
- the nodI gene encoding nodulation factor ABC transporter ATP-binding protein NodI has product MSMVAIDLAGISKRYGDKLVVDGLSLSVAPGECFGLLGPNGAGKSTIARMVLGMTSPDAGQITVLGVPVPARARLARRRIGVVPQFDNLDPEFTVRENLLVYGRYFGMKTREVKAVMPSLLEFARLESKVDARVSELSGGMKRRLTLARALINDPQLLVMDEPTTGLDPHARHLIWERLRALLARGMTIILTTHFMEEAERLCDRLCVLERGRNIAEGRPHALIDELIGCEVIEIYGGNPHELQSLISPYAQRIEVSGETLFCYASDPEQVRVRLRERTGLRVLQRPPNLEDVFLRLTGREMEK; this is encoded by the coding sequence ATGTCCATGGTAGCAATCGATCTTGCCGGCATAAGTAAGAGATATGGTGACAAGCTCGTGGTTGACGGGCTGTCGTTGAGCGTTGCGCCGGGCGAATGCTTCGGCCTGTTGGGACCGAACGGCGCGGGCAAAAGCACGATTGCCCGTATGGTCCTCGGCATGACATCGCCTGATGCAGGACAGATTACCGTGCTCGGCGTCCCGGTACCGGCGCGGGCTCGCTTGGCGCGCAGGCGAATCGGCGTGGTCCCCCAATTCGACAACCTCGACCCTGAGTTCACTGTACGCGAGAACCTGCTGGTCTACGGGCGCTACTTCGGCATGAAAACACGCGAGGTCAAAGCGGTTATGCCGTCGCTTCTCGAGTTCGCTCGCCTTGAGAGCAAGGTGGATGCCCGTGTCTCCGAACTGTCCGGCGGCATGAAGCGGCGCCTGACGCTGGCGCGTGCGTTGATCAACGACCCGCAGCTGCTTGTGATGGACGAGCCGACCACCGGTCTCGATCCGCACGCTCGCCACCTGATCTGGGAGCGCCTGCGTGCCCTGCTGGCGCGCGGCATGACGATTATCTTGACGACCCACTTCATGGAAGAGGCTGAGCGGTTGTGCGATCGGCTGTGCGTGCTCGAAAGAGGTCGCAACATCGCCGAAGGCCGCCCTCATGCGCTGATCGACGAACTGATCGGGTGCGAGGTCATCGAGATTTACGGCGGCAATCCGCATGAACTGCAATCGCTGATTAGCCCCTACGCCCAACGCATCGAAGTGAGCGGCGAGACACTCTTTTGCTACGCGTCCGATCCGGAGCAGGTGCGCGTGCGGCTGCGCGAGCGCACAGGTTTGCGTGTTCTGCAGCGTCCGCCGAATCTCGAGGATGTGTTTTTGCGGCTGACCGGGCGCGAGATGGAGAAGTGA
- the nodU gene encoding nodulation protein NodU, whose protein sequence is MRICGIKLTHDGAIALVEDGRLVFCIEQEKRDNNPRYQTIDNLDAIVAALAQHGLKPRDVDQFVIDGWDGEDESQFQVLSGVAPLTLKGAPYVERYADGLLECLDGSGLILDDWAFPYKSYPHVTGHVASAYCTSPFAKAGQPAFCLVWDGCIFPRLYHVDGQGARFLECLFPVIGQAYAAAGHYFGPYKKASRGGWDLGIAGKLMAYIALGSVHEDIVAVFQELYEERFAADTELASRYRANINNAETSLAAVHDFFDASVVRLEAKSPEDVLASFHLFLERLLVHEMTMALQRHSFPGPRNLCVAGGCGLNIKWNSALRETGLFDDVWVPPFPNDSGSAIGAACCAMVAQQGFVPLEWSVYSGPVLQSGHVPAGWDATPCSMPELATILASNKPVVFLSGCAELGPRALGGRSILAAATSAEMKDFLNEVKFREHFRPVAPICLEDRAPDIFSPGTSDPYMLFDHQTRMEWQDKVPAVVHLDGSARLQTIARSSQHKVAELLVEYEKLTGIPLLCNTSANYHGRGFFPDAAAACEWGRVEHVWCDGTLLTKTQAYQQKPVASAFTGR, encoded by the coding sequence ATGCGCATCTGTGGTATCAAGCTGACCCATGACGGGGCGATCGCGCTTGTCGAGGATGGACGGCTCGTCTTCTGCATCGAGCAGGAGAAGCGGGACAACAATCCGCGATATCAAACCATCGATAATCTCGATGCAATTGTTGCCGCTTTGGCGCAACACGGTCTGAAACCGCGCGATGTTGATCAATTCGTTATCGACGGCTGGGACGGTGAGGACGAGTCGCAGTTCCAGGTGCTCAGTGGGGTGGCTCCCTTAACTCTCAAAGGGGCGCCTTATGTCGAACGCTACGCCGACGGCCTTCTCGAATGCCTCGACGGCTCCGGTCTGATTCTCGATGACTGGGCTTTTCCTTATAAGAGCTATCCCCATGTAACGGGCCACGTGGCCTCCGCATACTGCACCAGCCCGTTCGCGAAAGCCGGACAACCGGCGTTCTGCCTGGTGTGGGACGGCTGCATCTTCCCGCGCCTTTATCATGTGGATGGCCAGGGCGCACGGTTCCTCGAATGCCTCTTCCCGGTGATAGGCCAGGCCTACGCTGCCGCGGGCCATTATTTCGGACCCTATAAGAAGGCGAGCCGGGGAGGCTGGGATTTAGGGATCGCCGGCAAGCTGATGGCCTATATCGCGCTAGGGTCGGTTCATGAAGACATTGTCGCGGTGTTTCAGGAGCTTTACGAGGAGCGCTTTGCGGCCGATACGGAGCTTGCCAGCCGTTATCGCGCGAACATCAATAACGCCGAGACCTCGCTCGCGGCAGTGCATGATTTCTTCGATGCCAGCGTAGTCCGATTGGAGGCCAAGTCACCCGAAGATGTGCTTGCATCGTTTCATCTCTTCCTCGAGCGCCTCCTCGTCCACGAAATGACGATGGCCTTGCAGCGCCACTCGTTTCCAGGGCCGCGCAATTTGTGTGTAGCCGGCGGCTGCGGTCTGAACATCAAATGGAACAGTGCACTACGCGAGACGGGCCTGTTTGATGACGTCTGGGTCCCGCCTTTCCCGAATGACAGCGGCTCTGCAATCGGTGCGGCCTGCTGCGCAATGGTGGCGCAGCAAGGCTTCGTGCCGCTGGAATGGTCGGTTTACAGCGGCCCGGTCTTGCAAAGTGGGCATGTGCCGGCCGGATGGGATGCCACGCCTTGCAGCATGCCGGAACTCGCCACCATCCTCGCCAGCAACAAGCCGGTGGTTTTCCTTTCCGGATGCGCCGAGCTTGGACCTCGGGCTTTGGGAGGCAGAAGCATTCTCGCAGCCGCGACTTCGGCGGAAATGAAGGATTTTCTCAACGAAGTAAAATTTCGCGAACACTTCCGGCCGGTAGCGCCGATATGCCTGGAGGACCGTGCGCCGGATATATTCAGCCCCGGAACGTCCGATCCATACATGTTGTTCGATCATCAGACACGGATGGAATGGCAGGACAAAGTTCCCGCTGTTGTGCACCTGGACGGATCTGCGCGGCTGCAAACGATCGCTAGGAGCTCTCAGCACAAAGTCGCCGAACTACTCGTCGAATATGAAAAACTCACGGGCATTCCGCTGCTTTGCAACACAAGTGCCAATTACCATGGACGTGGCTTCTTCCCCGATGCAGCGGCCGCCTGCGAGTGGGGGCGCGTTGAACACGTATGGTGCGACGGCACGCTGCTGACGAAAACGCAGGCATATCAGCAAAAGCCAGTCGCCAGCGCCTTTACGGGTAGATGA